A window of the Egibacter rhizosphaerae genome harbors these coding sequences:
- a CDS encoding DinB family protein, whose product MPATGRETLVFDRQDLSRSRFRTVRLNEARFHLVDLRGARFDQVVLDGAVMRGADLIDVEIDGEVSNLVVNGVDVAPLIEAELDRRDPERRRMRPTDPDGFREAWDIIERRWDETVARARGLDPALLHASVDGEWSFIQTMRHLVFATDAWVRRAVLGQPRPWDPLGLPHTTFRELPGVPNDPDARPSLDQVLALRQDRMQTVRQLLDGLTQERLDEETEPVTEPGYPEPDHYPVRGCVETILEEEWRHREFAERDLAVLQAREGDGDGAGTRPGEAG is encoded by the coding sequence ATGCCCGCCACCGGGCGCGAAACCCTCGTGTTTGACCGCCAGGACCTCTCCAGATCCCGCTTTCGGACGGTCAGGCTGAACGAGGCCCGATTCCACCTCGTCGACCTCCGCGGCGCCCGGTTCGATCAGGTGGTGCTCGATGGCGCCGTGATGCGCGGCGCCGACCTGATCGACGTCGAGATCGACGGCGAGGTGTCCAACCTTGTCGTCAACGGCGTGGACGTCGCGCCGCTCATCGAGGCCGAGCTGGACCGGCGCGACCCGGAACGCCGAAGGATGCGTCCGACCGACCCGGACGGGTTCCGTGAGGCCTGGGACATCATCGAACGACGGTGGGACGAGACGGTCGCCCGCGCGCGGGGCCTGGACCCAGCACTGCTGCACGCGTCGGTCGACGGCGAGTGGTCGTTCATCCAGACGATGCGGCACCTCGTGTTCGCCACCGACGCGTGGGTCCGGCGCGCCGTCCTGGGGCAACCGCGCCCCTGGGACCCCCTCGGCCTGCCGCACACCACCTTCCGCGAGCTGCCTGGCGTCCCGAACGACCCAGACGCGCGCCCCTCCCTCGACCAGGTCCTCGCGCTGCGCCAGGACCGGATGCAGACGGTGCGTCAGCTGCTCGACGGTCTCACCCAGGAGCGTCTCGACGAAGAGACCGAGCCGGTCACCGAGCCCGGATACCCGGAACCCGACCACTACCCGGTCCGTGGCTGTGTGGAAACGATCCTTGAAGAGGAGTGGCGCCACCGAGAGTTCGCCGAGCGTGACCTCGCCGTGCTGCAAGCCCGCGAAGGAGACGGCGACGGCGCCGGGACGCGCCCAGGCGAAGCCGGCTGA
- a CDS encoding putative toxin-antitoxin system toxin component, PIN family, with protein sequence MRVVIDPNVLLSALIAPGGASDQAVRRIVVHATPIASPELLDRFVQRAREERFRRWFSVAGAEELAGQLAELAEVAEDAAHVPAVGVADPSDDYLVALARRRRADRLLTGDRGIHRALDGADDLRVVSPSDLLGEFPADADSRSEGA encoded by the coding sequence TTGCGGGTCGTCATCGACCCCAACGTGCTGCTGTCGGCGTTGATCGCGCCTGGTGGCGCCAGCGACCAGGCGGTGCGCAGGATCGTTGTCCACGCCACGCCGATCGCCTCTCCGGAGCTGCTTGATCGTTTCGTGCAACGTGCGCGTGAGGAGCGGTTTCGGCGGTGGTTCAGCGTCGCCGGCGCTGAGGAACTGGCGGGACAGCTCGCCGAACTCGCTGAAGTCGCAGAGGATGCGGCGCACGTCCCTGCGGTCGGCGTTGCCGATCCCTCCGATGACTACTTGGTGGCCCTCGCCCGCCGCAGGCGCGCAGACCGCCTGCTTACTGGCGATCGGGGCATCCACCGCGCCCTTGACGGTGCCGACGACCTGCGCGTTGTATCGCCCTCCGATTTGCTCGGCGAGTTCCCAGCTGACGCAGACAGCCGGTCCGAAGGCGCATGA
- a CDS encoding helicase C-terminal domain-containing protein, with translation MHHADSVHPDFGPAATATGGAPHPGQRPENAAEGALVDHVLGVVATELTDRAGGRHAPPWDPKQQVRVGVLRPQVRPPREERDGQPRGDASDDEEDDERLDVNHEPLALGLDFAAQPDQPTHTAPKLTLAVDVRFALYQPLLPAREEMARHVREQAAQHDATDGASDEGDEDGGRRPTRVPVPHAWLRTDVEALDLPLTLTVDGSHTVERDAVAAAARDAVEAHYRRADAARPFTSARTVAVRSLDGDAAWTEAARERTDPQWTPDAPRPEVVAFAEPLPDGRAIVSVSLVNRTQVDLGAFQDLALYDCRVAVRPRAGARVVRQRFSLASEDYRYAEQRDVIGHGRNCVAAGDEQELRSETLPRHVQRIVRPRTDHVPGLRWAALATDPQPVLGGVEDAMRDYLAAWDRFLAEATFADTRTRDDAEAERAGFAAELERFALGRQLLRTDSELRTAFTLANQAFDHANAADPQVHSWRLFQLVYIVSQLPGLAARCHRNDPQLRAELDSADVLWFPTGGGKTEAYLGLVLAAAFYDRLRGKHAGVTAWLRFPLRMLSVQQLARVLDVLVAADRVREEQLDGLGAPFELGYLVGSTNTPNQLQYESRWWPGIDRADELTEEDKLHRRLVAACPHCGDHDGVRLEPDPPRVRILHRCKVCDTDLPIHMSDDEVYRYQPTVLVSTTDKITGFSHFGEFTSLNWGPAKRCPDHGYFTYRCLAGNRCERATQEMAQVDAWPDPVPALVIQDELHLVREELGTFAAHYDGLLAELQRSGPSQLPSKMLAATATIEQYEDQLRQVYGRHPRRFPSPGFEAAKSFYTAETPDVRRVFLGLMPTGGGTTKVEVAGKVQSTFVRVIAELQDDLPAAQHIIERRCGQTPTANEALELLFQYEVSLGYVNNRGHGASIADDLRELSRTLEERHREPLLFDQLTGDVPIGQLAAAIDQVEDADPSTARGQRLRALVGTSVVSHGVDISRLNLMVMTGLPTTIADYIQATSRAGRSHVGAVVTVFDHFARREASSFAHFDTAHRFLDHTVEPVPVNKYARNAVDRTLPGLAMALLWDMTRDPANDPPEGGIRRVRNFRPWWEPRAAILEPVLRDRLERAYRAVVATAVDRTLEDQLVERALDRWDHYERNQMVTYEQDNTKELFLERVMENLRDVDEAVGFDPWPRAGQIYEALLGQRGT, from the coding sequence CGGCACGCACCCCCGTGGGATCCCAAGCAGCAGGTCCGCGTCGGGGTGCTGCGCCCCCAGGTGCGGCCCCCGCGCGAGGAACGCGACGGTCAGCCGCGTGGCGACGCCAGCGACGACGAGGAGGATGACGAGCGGCTCGACGTCAACCACGAGCCGCTGGCGCTAGGCCTCGACTTCGCGGCGCAACCCGACCAGCCCACCCACACCGCCCCCAAGCTCACGCTGGCGGTGGACGTGCGGTTCGCGCTGTACCAACCGCTGCTGCCCGCCCGCGAGGAGATGGCCCGACACGTGCGCGAGCAGGCCGCCCAACACGACGCCACCGACGGCGCGAGCGACGAAGGCGACGAAGACGGGGGCCGCAGGCCCACGCGCGTGCCCGTGCCCCACGCGTGGCTGCGCACCGACGTCGAAGCCCTCGACCTGCCCCTGACCCTCACCGTCGACGGCTCCCACACCGTCGAACGCGACGCCGTGGCCGCCGCGGCCCGGGACGCGGTCGAGGCGCACTACCGCCGCGCCGACGCCGCTCGCCCGTTCACCAGCGCACGCACCGTGGCAGTGCGCTCGCTCGATGGCGACGCGGCGTGGACCGAGGCGGCGCGCGAGCGCACCGATCCCCAGTGGACGCCCGACGCCCCCCGGCCCGAGGTCGTGGCGTTCGCCGAACCGCTGCCCGACGGACGCGCCATCGTGTCGGTGTCGCTAGTCAACCGCACCCAGGTCGACCTCGGCGCGTTCCAGGACCTCGCGCTGTACGACTGCCGCGTCGCGGTGCGCCCACGCGCAGGTGCCCGCGTCGTGCGCCAACGGTTCAGCCTGGCCTCCGAGGACTACCGCTACGCGGAGCAGCGCGACGTCATCGGCCACGGCCGCAACTGCGTGGCGGCCGGCGATGAGCAGGAGCTGCGGTCGGAGACACTGCCCCGCCACGTGCAACGCATCGTGCGGCCGCGCACCGACCATGTCCCAGGGCTGCGCTGGGCCGCGCTCGCCACCGACCCGCAGCCGGTGCTCGGGGGCGTCGAAGACGCGATGCGCGACTACCTCGCCGCGTGGGACCGCTTCCTCGCCGAGGCCACTTTCGCCGATACCCGCACCCGCGACGACGCCGAAGCCGAGCGCGCCGGCTTCGCCGCGGAACTCGAGCGCTTCGCGCTCGGCCGCCAGCTGCTGCGCACCGACTCCGAGCTGCGCACCGCGTTCACGCTGGCCAACCAGGCGTTCGATCACGCCAACGCCGCCGACCCGCAGGTGCACTCGTGGCGGCTGTTCCAGCTCGTGTACATCGTCTCCCAGCTGCCCGGCCTCGCCGCGCGCTGCCACCGCAATGACCCACAGCTCCGCGCCGAGCTCGACAGCGCCGACGTGCTGTGGTTCCCCACCGGCGGCGGCAAGACCGAGGCCTACCTCGGGCTCGTCCTCGCCGCGGCGTTCTACGACCGGCTCCGCGGCAAACACGCCGGCGTGACCGCGTGGCTGCGGTTCCCGCTGCGGATGCTGTCGGTGCAGCAGCTCGCCCGCGTGCTCGACGTGCTGGTCGCCGCCGACCGGGTGCGCGAAGAGCAGCTCGACGGGCTCGGCGCCCCCTTCGAGCTCGGCTACCTCGTGGGTTCGACGAACACGCCCAACCAGCTGCAGTACGAGAGCCGCTGGTGGCCTGGCATCGACCGCGCGGACGAACTGACCGAAGAGGACAAGCTGCACCGGCGGCTGGTCGCGGCCTGCCCGCACTGCGGCGACCACGACGGCGTGCGGCTGGAACCCGACCCCCCGCGCGTGCGTATCCTGCACCGCTGCAAGGTATGTGATACCGACCTGCCGATCCACATGAGCGACGACGAGGTGTACCGCTACCAGCCCACCGTGCTGGTCTCCACCACCGACAAGATCACCGGCTTCTCGCACTTCGGCGAGTTCACCTCCCTGAACTGGGGCCCCGCCAAGCGCTGCCCCGACCACGGCTACTTCACCTACCGGTGCCTGGCCGGCAACCGCTGCGAGCGCGCCACCCAGGAGATGGCGCAGGTAGACGCGTGGCCCGACCCGGTGCCCGCCCTGGTGATCCAGGACGAGCTGCACCTGGTCCGCGAGGAGCTTGGCACGTTCGCGGCCCACTACGACGGGCTGCTCGCCGAGTTGCAGCGCAGCGGACCGTCGCAGCTGCCGAGCAAGATGTTGGCCGCGACCGCCACCATCGAGCAGTACGAGGACCAGCTTCGGCAGGTGTACGGGCGACACCCGCGACGGTTCCCCTCCCCCGGCTTCGAGGCGGCCAAGAGCTTCTACACCGCCGAGACCCCTGACGTGCGCCGCGTGTTCCTCGGGCTCATGCCCACTGGCGGGGGCACCACCAAGGTCGAGGTCGCCGGCAAGGTGCAGTCCACGTTCGTGCGCGTCATCGCCGAGCTGCAAGACGACCTGCCCGCCGCACAACACATCATCGAGCGGCGCTGCGGGCAGACACCGACCGCCAACGAGGCCCTCGAGCTGCTGTTCCAGTACGAGGTGTCACTGGGGTATGTGAACAACCGCGGCCACGGCGCGAGCATCGCCGACGACCTACGCGAGCTCAGCCGAACGCTGGAGGAACGCCACCGTGAGCCGTTGTTGTTCGACCAGCTCACCGGCGACGTGCCCATCGGCCAGCTCGCCGCGGCGATCGACCAGGTCGAGGACGCCGACCCATCGACCGCGCGCGGGCAGCGGCTGCGCGCCCTGGTCGGCACTTCGGTGGTCTCGCACGGGGTGGACATCAGCCGCTTGAACTTGATGGTGATGACCGGGCTGCCGACCACGATCGCCGACTACATCCAGGCGACCAGCCGCGCCGGCCGCTCCCACGTCGGCGCGGTCGTTACCGTGTTCGACCACTTCGCGCGCCGCGAGGCGTCGTCGTTCGCGCACTTCGACACCGCGCACCGGTTCCTCGACCACACCGTCGAGCCGGTCCCGGTAAACAAGTACGCCCGCAACGCGGTCGACCGCACGCTACCGGGCCTGGCCATGGCGCTGCTTTGGGACATGACCCGCGATCCCGCCAACGACCCGCCGGAGGGCGGCATCCGGCGCGTGCGCAACTTCCGGCCGTGGTGGGAACCGCGGGCGGCGATCCTCGAGCCGGTGTTGCGCGACCGGCTCGAGCGGGCCTACCGCGCGGTCGTGGCCACTGCGGTCGACCGCACCCTCGAGGACCAGCTCGTCGAACGCGCGCTTGACCGCTGGGACCACTACGAACGCAACCAGATGGTCACCTACGAGCAGGACAACACCAAGGAACTGTTCCTTGAACGGGTGATGGAGAACCTCCGCGACGTCGACGAGGCCGTGGGCTTCGACCCGTGGCCGCGAGCCGGCCAGATCTACGAGGCGCTGCTCGGCCAGAGAGGGACGTGA